In the genome of Dyadobacter fermentans DSM 18053, the window GGAAAGAGAAAGTGGTGAGTGAGTTTATCCAATTTCACCAGGACGCGGCCGCCGCGCCGTTGGGAAGTTTTAAGACTTATGTAATTAAAACAGGCGGGCAGGCCCGGAACGCCCGGGCATTCGGGCAGTGGCTCGACAGGCAGGGTTTCAGCTACGGCGTGGCGGGCAAAGCCATGTCTGCAAAAGGCACCGAACTCACGTCGCTGAACGAGCAAACCATCCGCATAGAAGATAACGACTTGGTGATCAGCGCCTATCAACCGAAATCCAACCTGCTCCGCATTCTTTTCGATCCCAAACCGGCGCTGGAAGACTCTGTCACTTACGATGTTACCAGCTGGGGCTTGGCCTATATTTTCGGTTTGAAAGCTTATGGTTTAAAGGAAAAACTTACTCCCGCCGCCGTACGTCCCGCGGCTTCCGACAATGCTTTGCCGGAGTCGTCGCCATATGCATACCTGGCCAACTGGTCGGAGTCCGGCGATGCGGCATTTCTGGCAGAACTTTTAAAAGAGGGAGTGCTCGTGAAGACTTCCAACACGGCATTTGAAATGGACAAAACCAGTTATTCGGCAGGGACATTGATCATCCCCAAAAAAGGCAATGAAGGCATTCCGTTCGATAAACTGGTCACATCGCTTGCCAATAAGCATTTCGTAAGGCTCACGCCCGTAAAAACAGGCTTCGTCAGCAGCGGCCCCGACTTCGGTAACGACAATGTGGTGGCATTAAAAGCCCCGAAAGTGGTTGCCGTCGCAGGCGACGGCATTTCGGCGACGGCTTTTGGGGCTATCTGGCATTATTTCGAACAGCAGATCAAATACCCGGTGACGATCGTGAATGCCGCTAAACTGAATACGCTACCCTGGAATGAAATAGACGTCCTGATCCTGCCCGATGGGAGGTATAACGACATCATCGGCGAAAAACAGCTCGAAGGCATTCAGAACTGGGTCAAAAACGGCGGCAAGCTCGTTGCCATGGAGCGTGCCACGGATGCATTCGTGAACAAGCCTGGATTCGGGCTCACGAAGAAGTTTTCCGATAAAAGAAGGGATGACGACACGTTCAAAAAATTCGGCGAGCAGCAGCGCGAAGAAGCCAGCGACTCATCGCCCGGCAGCATGTACCAGATCACTATGGACCGCACGCATCCGCTCTCATTCGGCTGCGGCGACGAGTATTTCACCATCGTCCGCGACGCCTACGAGCGCGATTACCTCAAAGAAGGCTGGAACGTCGGCTACCTGAAAGACGACAATTACAAAGCAGGGTTCGTAGGTTCCAAAATGGCGGGCAAGCTAAAAAACACCCTCATCATCGGAGCCCAGGAAATGGGCCGCGGCCAAGTCATCTACCTCATGGACGACCCCATCTTCCGGGCAATGCTGGAAAAGGGGAAGATGCTGTTTGGGAATGTGGTGTTTAGGTAATGAGTGAATTTCGAATGAGTGAATGAGTGAATGCTGAGAATATTCACACATTCACTCATTCACACATTCACACATTCACTCATTCACTCATTCACTCATTCACTCATTACAAGAAGTACCGCACCGCCATCTCATACCCCCTAAGCCCCAGCCCGGCAATAATCCCCTTGCAGCGTGACGTAAGGTAGCTGTGGTGACGGAATGCTTCGCGGGCGTGGATGTTCGAAATGTGGACTTCGACGGCCGGTGTGGTAACCGACGAGAGGGCATCGGCCAATGCGACGGAAGTATGCGTGTAACCGCCTGCATTGATGACAATGCCGTCGAAAGAAAAACCGGTTTCGTGGATCTTGTCGATCATCGCACCTTCGTGATTCGACTGGAAATAATGCAGTTCAACGTCGGGGAAAGCTGTTTTCAGCGTACCGAAATAGTCTTCAAACGATTGGTTTCCATAAACGCCCGGCTCTCTTTTGCCCAAAAGATTCAGGTTCGGGCCGTTCAGAATCATTATCTTTTTCATTTGCTTTGTAGCATTCATTAGTCGTCCTTCGATATGTGGCAAAGCTACATTAAACATTTTAAAAATTACCTCCGCCTCGAACGCTCGCTTTCCGGCAACTCTGTGGAAGCCTATGTGAGGGATGTGGAAAAACTGGAAGAATATCTGGAATTGAGCAAGGCCGACCTCGCACCGGCGCGCGTGCAGGAGGAACATTTGTCGGCCTTCCTGAAATACATTGCCGAGCTGGGCCTCGCAGCACATTCGCAGGCCCGGATGCTATCGGGCATCAAGGCGTTTTTTAAATACCTTTTGCTGGAAAACGAAATCACCGAAGACCCTACGGAGCTGCTCGAATCGCCACGCCTGCCGCGCAAGCTGCCCGATGTGCTGTCTTACGAAGAAATTGAAACAATGCTGAGCGCCATCGACCATTCCACTCCCGAAGGAACCCGAAACCGGGCGATTATGGAAGTGCTCTACAGTTCGGGATTGCGCGTTTCGGAGCTAACGGATTTGCAGCTCACCAATTGCCATTTCGATATTGGCTTCCTGCGGATTCTGGGGAAGGGTGATAAAATGCGGCTGGTGCCCATCGGCAGAGAAGCCATTAAATACACGCAAATCTACCTCGATCACATCCGAAATGACATCGCGCCTCAGAAAGGGAGCGAGGATATTGTGTTTCTCAACCGGCGGGGCGGCCAGCTGTCGCGGGTTATGATTTTCCTGATGATCAAGGATACAGCCGAAAAAGCGGGCATCCACAAGAACGTGAGCCCGCATACGTTCCGGCATTCGTTTGCGACGCACCTTATCGAAGGCGGCGCCAGCCTGCGCGCGGTGCAGGAAATGCTCGGACATGAGTCGATTACCACCACTGAAATTTACACACACCTCGACAGGGATTATCTGCGGCAGATCATCACCGAGTTTCATCCGCGCAGCTAGGCTCCTATTCTTCCACCTCTTTCAGCAACGAATCCAGTTTCAATGAATCCGAATCCGGCGTGGCGCCGGGCAATGCTCTTTTGAGTTGCTTCGGTTTGTTCCAGGGGGCCGTTGTACGGCTCGACATATCGTAAGAAATGTAGGCGAACAATGCCACGAACGCGACGAAAACAACGACAAATATCTTTTTGTTACGATTTGATTGCTCCATTTTACTCATCTTCTCTGATCTGCTTCGGCGTCTTGTACAGCACCAGATCGCCCGTTTTTGCAGATATTTCTTCCCACTTTTGATTTTTAAATTCTATAAAAACAGCACTTCCCTTCTTCATCGACCCGATGCTCGCACCGCTGAGGTATTCGGCAAAATAGGTAATGTCGGGATTATGCCCGAAAAGCATTAAGGTCGAATGCGCTTCCTGCACCGTTGTGACCGCCTGCAAATAGGCCCTCGGGCCGCCGTCGTAAATGCCGGCCTGCGTCTGGATTGCATCCACCGGGATC includes:
- a CDS encoding M14 family zinc carboxypeptidase, translated to MTKLIRCLFFLLFVQPAWAQNQTPDQFLGYRLGSKFAYHHLIVDYFKSIQANNADRMKLIQYGTTYEGRPLMLAFISSPENMAKLETIRTNHLKSIGLLPGKPDAGVPPIVWLSYNVHGNEAVSANTSMKVLYELLNKGNALTQQFLKDIVILVDPCINPDGYERYTQWYNRVQNATPDVTPFALEHDEPWPGGRFNHYLFDLNRDWAWQTQKETQERITLYNQWMPHFHADFHEMGPSRSYYFPPAAKPYNKDVTSWQREFNELIGEYCRKYFDRNHWAYFTRNDYDLFYPSYGDTWPTANGAIGVTYEQGGGGRAGLALERASEHDTLTLDSRIAHHYASTLATLEAVMSRKEKVVSEFIQFHQDAAAAPLGSFKTYVIKTGGQARNARAFGQWLDRQGFSYGVAGKAMSAKGTELTSLNEQTIRIEDNDLVISAYQPKSNLLRILFDPKPALEDSVTYDVTSWGLAYIFGLKAYGLKEKLTPAAVRPAASDNALPESSPYAYLANWSESGDAAFLAELLKEGVLVKTSNTAFEMDKTSYSAGTLIIPKKGNEGIPFDKLVTSLANKHFVRLTPVKTGFVSSGPDFGNDNVVALKAPKVVAVAGDGISATAFGAIWHYFEQQIKYPVTIVNAAKLNTLPWNEIDVLILPDGRYNDIIGEKQLEGIQNWVKNGGKLVAMERATDAFVNKPGFGLTKKFSDKRRDDDTFKKFGEQQREEASDSSPGSMYQITMDRTHPLSFGCGDEYFTIVRDAYERDYLKEGWNVGYLKDDNYKAGFVGSKMAGKLKNTLIIGAQEMGRGQVIYLMDDPIFRAMLEKGKMLFGNVVFR
- the aroQ gene encoding type II 3-dehydroquinate dehydratase, which produces MKKIMILNGPNLNLLGKREPGVYGNQSFEDYFGTLKTAFPDVELHYFQSNHEGAMIDKIHETGFSFDGIVINAGGYTHTSVALADALSSVTTPAVEVHISNIHAREAFRHHSYLTSRCKGIIAGLGLRGYEMAVRYFL
- the xerD gene encoding site-specific tyrosine recombinase XerD, with amino-acid sequence MWQSYIKHFKNYLRLERSLSGNSVEAYVRDVEKLEEYLELSKADLAPARVQEEHLSAFLKYIAELGLAAHSQARMLSGIKAFFKYLLLENEITEDPTELLESPRLPRKLPDVLSYEEIETMLSAIDHSTPEGTRNRAIMEVLYSSGLRVSELTDLQLTNCHFDIGFLRILGKGDKMRLVPIGREAIKYTQIYLDHIRNDIAPQKGSEDIVFLNRRGGQLSRVMIFLMIKDTAEKAGIHKNVSPHTFRHSFATHLIEGGASLRAVQEMLGHESITTTEIYTHLDRDYLRQIITEFHPRS
- a CDS encoding SixA phosphatase family protein, coding for MKKTLILVRHATAEDQSFRIKDFDRNLNSKGLSESLAMGKWLVEEGVKPDLLVSSPASRAFKTAEIIAGQYKIPVDAIQTQAGIYDGGPRAYLQAVTTVQEAHSTLMLFGHNPDITYFAEYLSGASIGSMKKGSAVFIEFKNQKWEEISAKTGDLVLYKTPKQIREDE